CGATCAGCCAGCCGAAGTACGAACAGGGATTCCAAGCCGCGAAACTGCTCTTCGACCTGATGGACGGCAAACCGCGAAATAACGTCATCCTCAAGCCCGAACTGGTCCCGCGCCAGTCCACCTGAACATCGAGCTTCCCGCAGCGGCGAACCCTCACAGCGTCATGCCGTACGTCCGCGCGTCGAACAGCCGCTCGAAGCCCGCCCGCTCGTACATCTTCCTGGCGGCGGCGTGGCCGTCGTTGAGGCCCGTCTGCACCTCCGCGATCGTCATCCCGCGGCGGCGAAGCTCTTCCAGAACGAACGCAAGCTGCCGCGAGCCGACGCCGGTCCCCTGGACGTCCGGATGGACGCCGTTTTGCCCGACCTGCCCGATGCCGGTTGAACTGTCCGAGTGGGCGCTGCAAAAGCCGACCACCCGCCCCTCCGCCTCGGTGACAAACCAGTCGTCGAGCCCGCTGAAGGCTTCGGCCTTCAGCGCCTCGACCTTCCGCTGGTCCCACGGTTTGCCGCCGACCTGAATGCCATACCGCTGCTCGCGCAGGTAGTCCAAGCCGATGTTCCAGATCCGCCGCACGATCGCCTCGACCGCCGGCCAGTCCTCCGGGCGCATCGGCCGAATGTCCGCCGACTCTGACATGACGGCCTCCTTCCTCGCCGCCATTCTACCGACTCGCCGCACGCGAGGCCCCCGTCAATCCTTGACTTCCCCTCACCGCGGCCATAGAAGATGGCGCAAGTCATTCTGACGGAGACGCAACGATGGCTCAATTCTGGTACGCTCACGCCTATCGGCGGAACGTGGTGGACATGCACATCACCGACGACGATCCGCAATTCATGACCCGGATCGACCCGAAGCGCTACGCAGCCATGCTGAAGAAGTCCGGCGTCCAATCAGCCGTCGTCTACGCCCACTCCCACGTCGGCCACACCTACTATCCGACCAAGGTCGGCCATACGCACGGCAACCTCCAGGGACGCGATCTGTTCGGCGAACTGGTCGCCGAGTGCCACCGCGAAAAAATCGCCGTCCAGGCCTATTACAGCCTGATCTTCAACACCTGGGCCTACCGCGCCTTTCCCGACTGGCGGATCATCGACGTGAACGGGCGCGGCCACGGCGATAGCAGTCGCTATGGCGTCTGCTGTCCCAACTCGCCCTATCGCGACCACGTCGCCGCCCAGGTCGAAGAGCTGTGCACCGCGTACCCCTTCGAAGGGATTCGTTTCGACATGACCTTCTGGCCCGCCGTCTGCTACTGCCCGCATTGTGCGAGACGTTTCGCCGAGGAAGTCGGCGGCGAACTGCCGCGGACCATCGACTGGACCGACCGGCGATGGACGGCGTTCCAGCGGGCCCGCGAACGGTGGCTGGTGGACTTCGCCGCATTGGCCACCGCCACCGTGCGGCGGTTCCGGCCGGAGGTCTCGGTCGAACACCAGGCCTCAGCCTACCCGCTGACCTGGCAGTTCGGCGTCTCGGTCGATCTGGTCGAGCACAACGACTTCCTCCAGGGCGACTTCTACGGCGGAGCCCTGCAGGGCTCGTTCGTCTGCAAGCTGC
The window above is part of the Phycisphaerae bacterium genome. Proteins encoded here:
- a CDS encoding GNAT family N-acetyltransferase, with the translated sequence MSESADIRPMRPEDWPAVEAIVRRIWNIGLDYLREQRYGIQVGGKPWDQRKVEALKAEAFSGLDDWFVTEAEGRVVGFCSAHSDSSTGIGQVGQNGVHPDVQGTGVGSRQLAFVLEELRRRGMTIAEVQTGLNDGHAAARKMYERAGFERLFDARTYGMTL